CTTTAGTGCCGAAGAGTCGAATTGGCCAGACCGTCAATCCATCAGGTCTAACTTAAATCATAGCCATCCCCGGCCGGGAAGGGGCAGTTCTTATTTCCGGGTTGCTAGTAGTCCACTGGAAAACTGGTCGGACTTCCGGGATACTTAGACACTAGGGCAATAAACCTTCCACTACCTTTAGCCCGCAGAGGCATAGCAGAAGACATAGTAGGAGCCATCCCCGGGTTTTTCAAGACCCCTCGACCATCAAAGGGGCAAAATCCATCAAACCTAGTCCAGGGTGCGGAAGTTGGGGGTAGACTACTCTTGTGCATCACGGCTAGCACTATCCCAGGCTCATATCAGCTGGTCTATCCGATTATGGAAGCCCGATTGGAGCCCTGCTGAACCAGGAACTCTCCTCGGGCTTCTCCTCTTGCAGCTTCTAAGTCACTTGCTTCTATGTTTCTATCCCAGGTCGGCCTCGCCGCCCCTGGTGTAATTCAATAACCCCCCGGCCAAAATAATCTCCGCCTGCCTTGGGGTAAGGTTAGCCCTTACCTCAAAGGCAAAGCCCTGGGTTAGGTCCTTTACGGCCAAGGCTTCCCCGGAGGAAATTAGCTCCCTTACCCCGTCCATCTCCAGGACATCCCCGGCCTGGATGCGGTCGTAGTCGGAGGGGTTGGCAAAGACCAGGGGGAGGATGCCGAAGTTGATGAGGTTGTCCCGGTGGATGCGGGCAAAGGAGCGGGCAATCACCGCCTTTATCCCCAGGTACATGGGGGCTAAAGCGGCATGCTCCCGGCTTGACCCCTGGCCGTAGTTGTCCCCACCCACGATGATGCCGCCTCCGGAGGCTTTAGCCCGGGAAGCAAAGCTTGGGTCCACCCCTTCAAACACGTGCTCGGCCATGGCCGGGATGTTGGAGCGAAGGGGCAGGATTTTCGCCCCGGCCGGCATGATGTGGTCGGTGGTGATGTTGTCCCCCACCTTTAGGAGCACCTCTCCGGTGATCTTATCGGGGAGGGGGCGAAACTCAGGCAGGGGCTTGATGTTGGGGCCGCGGACGATGGTCACCGCCTCGGGATGGTCGGAGGGGGGAAGGATCATCCAGTCGTCGGCCAAAAAACGTTCGGGAAGGGATATCCGGGGAGCTTCCCCCAGGCTCCTGGGGTCGGTAATGCGGCCGGTAAGGGCACACGCCGCCGCCACCTCGGGGCTTGATAGATAAACTTCTGCGTCCTTGGTGCCGCTTCGGCCGGTGAAGTTTCTATTGATGGTCCTTACCGATACTCCCTTGGAGGGGGGAGCCTGGCCCATGCCGATGCAGGGGCCGCAGGCGCACTCAAGGATGCGGGCCCCGGAGGCGATGAGGTCGGCCAAGGCCCCGTTTTCGGCCAGCATGGTCAGCACCTGGCGGGAACCGGGGGCAATCACTAAGCTCACCTCGGGGTGGACCACCTTTCCTTTTAAGATGGAAGCCACCTTCATTAGGTCAAGGAAAGAGGAGTTGGTGCAGCTGCCGATGACCACCTGGTCCACCTTGGTGCCGGAAAGCTCGGATACCGGATGGACGTTGTCCGGGCTTGACGGGCAGGCCAAAAGGGGCGAAAGGGAAGAAAGGTCGATCTCCACCACTTCATCGTACTCCGCACCGGGGTCGGGTAAAAGCTCCCGGTAGTCCTTTTCCCTTCCCTGGGCAAGAAGGAACTTTCTTGTCACCTCATCGCTTGGGAAGATGGAGGTGGTGGCCCCGGTCTCGGCCCCCATGTTGGTGATGGTGGCCCGCTCGGGGACAGTGAGGGTGGCCACTCCTTCTCCGGTGTACTCCAGGATCTTTCCTACTCCCCCCTTGACGGTAAGCCGCCTTAGCACCTCCAGGATCACGTCCTTGGCCGAGACCCAGGGGGGAAGCTTTCCCTTGAGGCGGATGTTTACCACCCGGGGCATGGTGAGGTAGAAGGTTCCACCTCCCATGGCCACGGCCACATCCAATCCTCCCACCCCGATGGCCAGCATCCCCAGGCCGCCGGCGGTGGGGGTGTGGCTGTCGGAGCCAAGAAGGGTCTTTCCCGGAACCCCGAAGCGCTCAAGGTGCACCTGGTGGCAGATGCCGTTTCCGGGACGAGAGAAGAAGGCCCCGTACTTCATGGCCATGGTCCTTAAAAACACGTGGTCGTCGGCGTTCTCAAACCCGGTCTGGAGGGTGTTGTGGTCCACATAGCTTACCGAAAGCTCGGTCCTCACCCGGGGGATGCCCATGGCCTCAAACTGGAGCCAGGCCATGGTGCCGGTGGCGTCCTGGGTCAGGGTCTGGTCGATCTTGATGCCGATCTCCGTCCCCGGCGTAAACGTTCCGGAGACCAGATGGGCGGATAGGATCTTTTGGGCTAGGTTTTGTGGCATGGTCCTTCTCCTCCGAACTTAGTTCTGCGGCTTGGCCCCTAGGTAATCTCCCGAGGCTTTGCCCAGGCTACTTCAATGCCTGCTTGACCAACTCGGGAAGGTCAGCCAAGGCGTGGGCAACTTTCACCCCGGCTGCCTCCAGGGCTTCAACCTTACTCTGGTAAGTCCCGCGACCGCGCTCGATGATAGCTCCAGCGTGGCCCATACGCTTTCCTGGCGGGGCGCTCTTGCCGGCAATGAAGGCGATCACCGGCTTAGACATATGGGCGGCAATGAAGCGGGCCGCATCCTCTTCCGCCGAGCCGCCGATCTCCCCTACCAGCACTATGGCCTTGGTCTCAGGGTCGGCATTGAACAGGGGAAGGATGTCAACAAAGCTCATCCCTACGATGCGGTCGCCGCCCAAGCCCACCACCGTAGAGGTGCCCAGGCCGCTGGCCAACAAATTAGCCACAATCTGGTAGCTGAGCGTGCCGCTCCTCGACACCACCCCTATGGGCCCAGGCTGGTAAAACTGATTGGGCATGATGCCAATTTTGCACTTACCTGAACTCACCAGCCCAAAGGTATTGGGACCGACGATGCGGGCCCCGTAGTCCTTAGCCGCGTGCATGATGGCTATCTCATCATGCAGAGGAATATGTTCAGTTATCACCACTATCAGCTTGATACCGCTGGCCAATGCCTCCAGTATAGCATCTTTAGCTAAAGGAGCGGGAATGAATATGATTGAGGCATCGGGGCTTAAGGCTTCACAGGCCGCCGCCACGGTATCAAATACCGGCACCCCGTGCACCACTTGGCCGCCCTTGCCCGGAGAGACCCCCGCCACCACCTTGGTGCCGTAATCCAGCATTCGGGCGGTATGAAAGCTACCCTGGTTGCCGGTTATCCCTTGAACTAAAACGCGGGTATTGGCGTCGATCAAGATACTCAAGCTAGGCCAGCTCCTTTCCGTAGGCTAGGGCCACCACTTCCCGGGCCGCCGCTTCCATATCGCGGTGGGCGGAAAGGCCAGCTTCTCTTAGAATGCTGACACCAGCTTCCTCGTTGGTGCCTACCAAGCGGATTACCAGAGGTACAGGGATGGTATATTTCTCTTTGACCGCCACCAAGGCCTTGGCTACATCGTCGCAGCGGGTAATGCCGCCAAAAATGTTAACCAGAATAGCCTTGGGGTTGGTGGCCAAGAGCAGTTCCAAGGCCTGAATGGTGGTCTCCACCCCAGTACCGCCCCCAGCATCCAGGAAGTTGGC
The window above is part of the Clostridia bacterium genome. Proteins encoded here:
- a CDS encoding aconitate hydratase, with amino-acid sequence MPQNLAQKILSAHLVSGTFTPGTEIGIKIDQTLTQDATGTMAWLQFEAMGIPRVRTELSVSYVDHNTLQTGFENADDHVFLRTMAMKYGAFFSRPGNGICHQVHLERFGVPGKTLLGSDSHTPTAGGLGMLAIGVGGLDVAVAMGGGTFYLTMPRVVNIRLKGKLPPWVSAKDVILEVLRRLTVKGGVGKILEYTGEGVATLTVPERATITNMGAETGATTSIFPSDEVTRKFLLAQGREKDYRELLPDPGAEYDEVVEIDLSSLSPLLACPSSPDNVHPVSELSGTKVDQVVIGSCTNSSFLDLMKVASILKGKVVHPEVSLVIAPGSRQVLTMLAENGALADLIASGARILECACGPCIGMGQAPPSKGVSVRTINRNFTGRSGTKDAEVYLSSPEVAAACALTGRITDPRSLGEAPRISLPERFLADDWMILPPSDHPEAVTIVRGPNIKPLPEFRPLPDKITGEVLLKVGDNITTDHIMPAGAKILPLRSNIPAMAEHVFEGVDPSFASRAKASGGGIIVGGDNYGQGSSREHAALAPMYLGIKAVIARSFARIHRDNLINFGILPLVFANPSDYDRIQAGDVLEMDGVRELISSGEALAVKDLTQGFAFEVRANLTPRQAEIILAGGLLNYTRGGEADLG
- the sucD gene encoding succinate--CoA ligase subunit alpha → MSILIDANTRVLVQGITGNQGSFHTARMLDYGTKVVAGVSPGKGGQVVHGVPVFDTVAAACEALSPDASIIFIPAPLAKDAILEALASGIKLIVVITEHIPLHDEIAIMHAAKDYGARIVGPNTFGLVSSGKCKIGIMPNQFYQPGPIGVVSRSGTLSYQIVANLLASGLGTSTVVGLGGDRIVGMSFVDILPLFNADPETKAIVLVGEIGGSAEEDAARFIAAHMSKPVIAFIAGKSAPPGKRMGHAGAIIERGRGTYQSKVEALEAAGVKVAHALADLPELVKQALK